The following are encoded in a window of Penicillium oxalicum strain HP7-1 chromosome II, whole genome shotgun sequence genomic DNA:
- a CDS encoding Zinc-regulated transporter 1: protein MESSTLHALVERAVDSCDSGNEFDGRLGLRISSIFVIMIGSTFGALFPVFARRFVGSGGLPGWAFFFAKYFGSGVIVATAFIHLLAPAEEALTNPCLTGPITDYSWVEGIVLMTIIVLFFVELMVMRYSHFGSGHGHSHDEEAHSHAHIGTAEPMAEELTPVKTHHIPGEDHLGHSREHHDAEESEEKHATLSEDYAAQLTSIFILEFGIIFHSIFIGLTLAVSGEEFTTLYIVLVFHQTFEGLGLGSRLALIPWPKAKRLTPYFLGMAFGISTPIAIAIGLGVRNSYPPTGKTTLIVNGVFDSISAGILIYTALVELMAHEFMFSNAMRKAPIREVLAAFTLLCMGAALMALLGKWA, encoded by the coding sequence ATGGAAAGCTCAACTCTTCATGCGCTTGTCGAGCGCGCTGTCGATTCATGTGATTCAGGAAATGAATTCGATGGCCGTCTCGGCTTGCGTATCTCTTCAATCTTTGTGATCATGATTGGATCTACCTTTGGTGCCCTTTTCCCAGTCTTTGCTCGACGGTTTGTTGGGAGTGGAGGGCTTCCAGGTTGggctttcttctttgctaAATATTTCGGGTCTGGTGTCATTGTCGCCACTGCCTTCATTCACCTACTTGCCCCCGCAGAGGAGGCCCTGACCAACCCATGCTTGACCGGTCCGATAACTGACTACAGCTGGGTGGAAGGGATCGTGTTGATGACGATCATTGTGCTGTTTTTTGTCGAGCTCATGGTCATGCGATACTCTCATTTTGGCTCCGGTCATGGGCACTCCCACGACGAAGAAGCGCATTCCCACGCACATATCGGCACTGCGGAGCCCATGGCTGAGGAGCTCACTCCGGTCAAGACACACCACATCCCCGGTGAAGATCATCTAGGCCACTCCCGCGAACACCATGATGCCGAGGAATCTGAAGAGAAACACGCCACTTTGAGTGAGGACTACGCAGCGCAATTGACCTCCATCTTCATTTTGGAATTCGGTATCATcttccattccatcttcatcggTCTTACACTGGCGGTTTCTGGCGAGGAGTTCACAACTCTCTACATTGTGCTGGTCTTCCATCAGACCTTTGaaggtcttggtcttggttCCCGTCTCGCTCTTATCCCATGGCCCAAGGCCAAACGTCTCACCCCCTACTTTTTAGGGATGGCTTTTGGTATTTCCACCCCCATTGCCATTGCGATTGGATTGGGAGTTCGAAACAGCTACCCGCCTACGGGGAAAACCACTCTGATCGTCAATGGTGTGTTTGATTCAATTTCCGCGGGTATTTTGATCTACACTGCCCTTGTTGAGCTGATGGCGCACGAATTTATGTTCAGTAACGCCATGCGGAAGGCCCCTATTCGAGAGGTGCTCGCTGCCTTCACCTTGCTCTGCATGGGAGCTGCCCTCATGGCCTTGCTGGGCAAGTGGGCCTAA
- a CDS encoding Carboxyvinyl-carboxyphosphonate phosphorylmutase: protein MSLGSGASNLRKVLEDPNGFVCAPGVYDGLSARMALGAGFDALYMTGAGTAASVHGQADLGICTLNDMRANAEMIANLSPSTPLIADADTGYGGPIMVARTTEQYARAGVAGFHIEDQVQTKRCGHLGGKQLVDLATYTTRIRAAVQARQRIGSEIVVIARTDALQSLGYDESLARLRAARDAGADMGFLEGVSSREMAAQVVQDLAPWPLLLNMVEHGSTPSLTAQEAKDLGFKMIIFPFATIGPALTAMREGLEKLKRLGLPGLDPELTPQMLFRVCGLDESVKLDAEAGGAAFAGGVDLQK from the exons ATGTCCTTGGGTTCCGGTGCGAGCAATTTGCGAAAGGTCCTGGAAGATCCCAACGGGTTTGTGTGCGCCCCTGGTGTGTACGATGGCTTGTCGGCGCGCATGGCCCTCGGAGCTGGGTTTGATGCTCTTTACATG ACCGGTGCAGGAACCGCGGCCTCAGTCCATGGCCAAGCAGATCTCGGTATCTGCACTCTCAATGACATGCGTGCCAACGCTGAGATGATCGCCAATCTATCCCCCAGCACTCCCCTCATCGCCGACGCAGACACCGGCTACGGCGGACCGATCATGGTGGCTCGGACCACGGAACAATATGCCCGCGCCGGCGTTGCGGGCTTCCACATCGAAGATCAAGTGCAAACGAAGCGATGCGGTCATCTCGGCGGCAAGCAACTGGTCGATCTCGCTACATATACCACGCGTATCCGCGCCGCGGTGCAGGCACGTCAGCGCATCGGCAGCGAGATTGTGGTGATTGCGCGCACCGACGCGTTACAGTCCCTCGGGTACGACGAGAGTCTGGCGCGTCTACGTGCGGCGCGTGATGCGGGTGCGGACATGGGCTTCCTTGAAGGCGTCTCCTCGCGGGAGATGGCGGCCCAGGTTGTGCAGGACCTGGCACCGTGGCCCTTGCTGCTGAATATGGTGGAGCACGGGTCTACTCCATCCCTCACGGCGCAGGAGGCCAAGGACCTCGGGTTCAAGATGATTATCTTCCCCTTTGCGACGATCGGGCCAGCTTTGACGGCGATGCGCGAGGGATTGGAGAAGTTGAAGCGCCTGGGACTACCGGGGCTGGATCCCGAGTTGACTCCGCAGATGCTCTTCCGCGTGTGCGGACTGGATGAAAGTGTCAAGTTGGATGCCGAGGCTGGCGGCGCCGCCTTTGCAGGAGGGGTCGATTTGCAGAAGTGA
- a CDS encoding FK506-binding protein 2 yields the protein MRLTTLFLSLASLACAAELGIETTHKVECERKTQNGDNVQMHYRGTLQADGKEFDSSFKRNAPLEFKLGTGRVIKGWDQGLLDMCIGEKRTLTIPPEFGYGDRGIGPIPGGATLVFETELVGIEGVEKDEL from the exons ATGCGTCTCACTACGCTCTTCTTGTCCCTCGCCTCTCTGGCCTGCGCCGCCGAGCTCGGCATCGAAACCACTCACAAGGTGGAGTGTGAGCGCAAGACCCAAAACGGTGACAATGTCCAGATGCATTACCGGGGTACTCTGCAGGCAGATGGCAAGGAGTTTGATTCGAGCTTCAAGCGCAATGCTCCATTGGAGTTCAAGTTGGGAACTGGCCGTGTGATTAAGGG ATGGGACCAGGGTCTTCTCGACATGTGTATCGGCGAGAAGCGCACATTGACTATTCCCCCCGAGTTTGGCTACGGTGACCGCGGCATTGGCCCTATTCCCGGTGGCGCCACTCTTGTCTTTGAGACCGAATTGGTCGGCATTGAGGGTGTCGAGAAGGACGAATTATAG
- a CDS encoding Allergen, whose product MLVKNSLLLAAALTAGSAAARIHGHERRHAHHKAQIEPIVEVEKRGGVGDIVSAVIDGVLQTWINEWSGESATSSATTTASATSVATTIVSVPTSTVAPSVVESTAVPSSTQSTVKPTSAPSTGGDWHATPADGQFSRAGFGGVSKAQKVGSLDWDYIGNVGVPWGSNIIEVEESVANQYKHVLRFEGSQSQPWHVVFWNTYGPDNKMTGFWAPNQALSFNLEKGQVKYVAIDDNSQGGWAAAPGKVPTTNFGQYAATWGEFDMSSEKNGGFSGWDVSCIIAQLNSLDVQGMRICNHLGQECSHIGNGLSSVLNAYTSADQGKPDLAVSQASGPVRLIVELDYA is encoded by the coding sequence ATGCTTGTGAAGAACTCCCTCCTTCTTGCTGCGGCTCTGACCGCTGGCTCGGCCGCTGCCCGCATCCATGGCCATGAGCGCCGGCACGCTCACCACAAGGCCCAGATTGAGCCTAtcgtcgaggtcgagaagcgtggtggtgttggtgaTATCGTCTCGGCTGTCATCGATGGTGTCCTCCAGACTTGGATCAACGAGTGGTCGGGTGAGAGCGCGACCAGctctgccaccaccaccgcctctGCCACCTCTGTGGCCACCACCATTGTGTCTGTCCCCACTTCCACCGTTGCTCCATCTGTTGTCGAATCGACTGCTGTTCCTTCCAGCACCCAGTCCACCGTCAAGCCCACTTCTGCCCCCAGCACTGGCGGTGACTGGCATGCCACCCCTGCCGATGGACAGTTCTCTCGCGCCGGGTTCGGCGGCGTTTCCAAGGCCCAGAAGGTTGGAAGCCTGGACTGGGATTACATTGGTAACGTCGGTGTCCCATGGGGTAGCAACATCATCGAGGTCGAGGAGAGTGTCGCCAACCAGTACAAGCATGTTCTCCGCTTCGAAGGTAGCCAGTCTCAGCCGTGGCACGTCGTGTTCTGGAACACCTACGGCCCCGACAACAAGATGACTGGTTTCTGGGCCCCCAACCAGGCTCTGTCATTCAACCTCGAGAAGGGACAAGTCAAGTATGTGGCCATTGATGACAACTCTCAGGGTGGCTGGGCTGCGGCTCCTGGCAAGGTTCCCACCACCAACTTCGGCCAGTACGCTGCCACCTGGGGTGAGTTTGACATGAGCAGCGAGAAGAACGGTGGCTTCTCTGGCTGGGATGTCTCCTGCATCATCGCTCAGCTCAACTCGCTCGATGTCCAGGGCATGCGGATCTGCAACCACCTTGGTCAGGAATGCTCTCACATCGGCAATGGTCTCTCCTCAGTCCTCAACGCCTACACCTCGGCTGACCAGGGCAAGCCCGACCTGGCTGTTTCCCAAGCCTCTGGCCCAGTCCGTCTGATCGTCGAACTCGACTACGCTTAA
- a CDS encoding Glycerophosphoinositol permease 1, with translation MTTVGASAAEDKTDLTTAEVQDSIDLGDDPSRGVTQKKQSLSDLFTIFASGFALISDGYQNNLMTMTNVLLKKEYPNEYTSTVSTRVSNALLVGEIIGQVVVGLTCDYLGRKMAIIFTTLMIVVGGILATASHGVTIDGMFWMMTVARGIVGFGAGGEYPASSTSASESANDLTPKHRGPAFIMVTNFPLSFGGPFAVSIFLIVLMACQQSHYSTVWRVCFGIGCIWPLSVFYFRIRMLNSALYRRGAIKKHVPYKLVLRYYWKNLIGTCGAWFLYDFVTFPNGVFSGTIISNVVGTGSIRQTAEWQLLLGAIALPGVFLGALLCDRVGRKNIMMIGFSGYLIFGLIIGCAFDKITKIIPLFVVFYGLMQSSGNFGPGNMLGLLSSESYATGVRGTCYGLSAAIGKTGAAIGTQAFQPISTHLGKKWTFIIAAVCGVVGVLVTWFFVPDLSGEDLRMRDEKFRAYLVANGWQGAMGEDDLEGDANEGIPTAAMTEATAEKTF, from the exons ATGACCACCGTTGGTGCATCTGCCGCCGAGGATAAGACCGACCTCACCACGGCCGAGGTTCAGGACAGTATCGACCTGGGAGATGACCCCTCACGCGGGGTCAcgcagaagaagcagagTCTGTCCGACTTGTTTACGATT TTTGCCAGTGGTTTTGCCTTGATTAGCGATGGATACCAAAATAACCTAAT GACCATGACCAATGTCCTCCTCAAAAAGGAATATCCAAATGAATACACGTCCACTGTCAGCACTCGAGTCTCGAATGCATTGCTCGTTGGTGAAATTATTGGCCAGGTAGTAGTTGG TCTGACTTGCGACTACCTGGGTCGAAAGATGGCTATCATCTTCACCACGCTGATGATTGTCGTTGGTGGAATCTTGGCCACTGCTTCGCATGGTGTGACTATCGACGGCATGTTTTGGATGATGACTGTAGCTCGTGGAATTGTAGGCTTCG GCGCTGGCGGCGAGTATCCTGCGTCCTCTACGTCCGCCTCTGAGTCCGCCAACGATTTGACACCGAAGCATCGCGGGCCCGCTTTCATCATGGTGACCAATTTCCCTTTGTCTTTCGGAGGACCCTTTGCAGTGTCGATCTTCTTGATCGTCCTGATGGCCTGTCAACAGTCGCACTACAGTACGGTGTGGCGGGTTTGCTTCGGCATCGGTTGCATCTGGCCACTCTCTGTGTTCTACTTTCGGATCCGAATGCTCAACTCTGCCCTCTATCGGCGCGGTGCGATCAAGAAGCATGTTCCATACAAGCTTGTCCTCCGATATTACTGGAAGAACCTGATCGGGACCTGTGGTGCTTGGTTTCTCTACG ATTTTGTCACGTTTCCAAATGGTGTCTTCTCCGGCACTATCATTTCGAATGTGGTGGGCACGGGCTCCATTCGCCAGACAGCCGAGTGGCAGCTGCTCCTAGGAGCCATCGCCCTGCCAGGAGTCTTTCTCGGCGCTCTCCTCTGCGACCGTGTAGGGCGGAAGAATATCATGATGATTGGCTTTAGCGGCTACCTGATCTTTGGTCTCATCATTGGATGTGCCTTTGATAAGATCACCAAGATCATACCTCTCTTTGTGGTCTTCTACGGTCTCATGCAAAGCTCGGGCAACTTTGGTCCCGGCAACATGCTGGGCCTTTTGTCGTCGGAGTCCTATGCCACTGGTGTGCGTGGAACCTGCTACGGTCTCTCGGCTGCGATTGGCAAGACCGGCGCGGCCATCGGGACGCAGGCGTTCCAGCCCATCTCCACTCACCTGGGAAAGAAATGGACTTTTATTATTGCCGCTGTCTGTGGCGTGGTTGGGGTTCTGGTGACCTGGTTCTTCGTGCCCGATCTCTCAGGGGAAGACCTGCGTATGCGAGACGAGAAGTTTCGCGCGTACCTGGTGGCGAATGGGTGGCAGGGAGCTATGGGAGAGGATGATCTCGAGGGCGATGCGAATGAGGGCATTCCCACGGCGGCGATGACTGAGGCTACTGCTGAAAAGACGTTTTGA